The genomic stretch GACGCGCGGCGCTTTTCTTTTGCTGAGAGGTTCTGAAGGGGCGGGTTTGCCCCTTCAGAACCCTTTAAAGCTTGTGGCGCCGCATCCTGCCTCAAGGGTGAACCGCGCTTGCGCGCGGCAGCCAAGGCTGCCCTTGACCCAGGATGCGGCAAGAAACTGCTTTTTCCATAGGGCGCGGCGCTGGGCCCAACGGGAGCGCTGCAGCTGTGCTGCTTCAGCGACGGGCGGGAGAGCTGGGCTTTGGCTTCTTAGGGGCGGGCCATCAGGCGGGCGACATCCAGCATTCGCGCCGAAAAGCCCCACTCATTATCATACCAGCCAAAGACCCTGACTTGCTGGTCGCCAACCCGTCGGATTTCCGGCGCTGCAAGCACCAGGGATTCTGGCCGCGCCCGCAAATCTGACGACACCAATGGCATGTCGGTCCAGCCCAGCACCTCGGATGCCGCGCAACCGGCCTGCAGGGCTGCGATGAAACGGTGCTCCTCAACCGGGCTGTGCAGCTGCGCCACCAGATCCACCGCCGAGACGCTGGCGGTGGGCACCCGCACGGCGGCGCCGCTGATCCGGCCTTTGAGATGCGGCAGCACCTCGTCGATCAGATGGGTGGCCGAGGAGGTCGTCGGCACCATCGACAGGGCGCCCGCCCGCGAGCGGGCAAAATCGCCCCGTGGCGCATCAACCATGGGCTGCGAGTTGGTGTAGCAATGGATGGTGGTCATATGGGCGCTGGCAATGCCGCCGATCTCATCCACCAATTTGACCAGCGGGGCCAGCCCATTGGTGGTGCAGGAGGCGTTGGAGACAATCCGCGCTGCTCCCAACTGGTCCTCATTGGCGCCATAGACCACCGTTTGCTCTGCGGCGGGCGAGGGACCTGAGATCAAGACCTTCGTGGCCCCCGCCGCCAGGCCACGCTGCGCAACATCCGAGCTGCGGGCAATGCCGGTGCAGTCCAGCACCACATCCACCCCGGACAGATCGACCCGGGTGAGGTCGGCCTCATGGCGAAACGGGATTTTCTGCTCCAGCACGCTCAGCGTGCCGCCCCCATGGGTCACCGCATGGGGGAAGGGCCCAAAGGTGCTGTCGTATTGAAACAGATAGGCGCAGATATCCAAGGGGGCAATGTCATTGATCAGGGCGATCTCGACGGCCTCGCCGCGCGTCGTGGTGAGGATCTGGCGCAAAATGGCGCGACCGATGCGGCCAAACCCATTGATGGCAATTTTCATAAGCGCAACTCTTTAGCGTTCCGGCTCCCCCGGGGATGGGGGCAGTGCACCGGGATCTGTTCAGGGGATTTACCTTGGCCGATCAAGATCAAACCGGCGTCTGGTGGCTACATGGGTGATGTTACTTACGGGGACAGATCAGGGTGGCAAAATAGGCCCCTGTGATGTTGCGATACAGCGAGTCGAGATTGGCGCTGCAGCCGGTCGCTTTGCGAAAGGCCCGCACTGCCTGGCGGGCGCTGAGCAGAGCAGGCGGGCGATTGGGCTGTAGCTCGGTGTTGAGCCGAACCGCGCGATACAGCCCCGGCGCCTGTTCC from Phaeobacter sp. G2 encodes the following:
- a CDS encoding glyceraldehyde-3-phosphate dehydrogenase, with amino-acid sequence MKIAINGFGRIGRAILRQILTTTRGEAVEIALINDIAPLDICAYLFQYDSTFGPFPHAVTHGGGTLSVLEQKIPFRHEADLTRVDLSGVDVVLDCTGIARSSDVAQRGLAAGATKVLISGPSPAAEQTVVYGANEDQLGAARIVSNASCTTNGLAPLVKLVDEIGGIASAHMTTIHCYTNSQPMVDAPRGDFARSRAGALSMVPTTSSATHLIDEVLPHLKGRISGAAVRVPTASVSAVDLVAQLHSPVEEHRFIAALQAGCAASEVLGWTDMPLVSSDLRARPESLVLAAPEIRRVGDQQVRVFGWYDNEWGFSARMLDVARLMARP